The following DNA comes from Nocardioides panzhihuensis.
GCGCGGTGCCGTGGTCGGCGCCGGTGACGTGTCGTTGGCGGAGTCGCGTGTGGCCACCCGCACCGGCCCCGCTGTGCTCGACGACATCGCGCAGCTGGGCGAGGAGCTGCTCGCCCACCTGAGCGTCGCGGCCCGGACGCGGGTCACCGGGGTCGGGGTCGCCTTTCCCGGACTGGTCGACACCGAGTCCGGGACCTCCCTCAAGGCCGTCAACCTCGGTCTCGTCGACACCCCGGTGGCAGCCCCGCTCGCCGAGCGGCTCCGCCTTCCGGTCTCGGTGTCGCACGACACGGCCGCCGCCGCTGGTGCGATCTGGGTCGACGCCGGCTCACCGTCCTCCGCGTTCGTCGCGGTGCTCGGGACGGGTGTTGCTGGCATGACGTACGTCGAGGGCAAACCGATCGTCGGCGCCTCCGGTCAGGCCGGTGAGCTCGGCCACCTGGTGGTGGACCCGGCCGGGTCGGCGTGCAGCTGCGGGCTGCGCGGCTGCGTCGAGTCGCGCGCGGGCGCCCGTCGCATGCTGGAGAGGTATGCGGCCTGGGGCGGCGACCCGAGGATCACCGGCGTCGCCGAGCTGGTCGCCAGGACCGACCACGATCCGGTCGCCGCCCAGGTCTGGTCCGAGGCGATCACCGCCCTCGCCGACGGCTTCCTCGCGGTGGGGGCACTGCTCGCGCCCGGCCAGATCATCCTGGGTGGTGGCGTCGCCGAGGCCAGGGGACGCCTGCTCGAACCGCTGCGGGACCGGATGCGCGAGCGCGCCGGCGTGACGGCGGTCCCGCCCGTACGTCTCTCCTCCCTCGGTGCCCGAGCCGGCCTCGTCGGCGCCGCCCGCCTGGCCCTGGCGTCAACGGGGACGGGCGCATGATCATCACCGTCACGCTCAACCCGGCCATCGACGTGACCTACCGGCTGCCCGGGCTGACCGTCGGCGAGGTCCACCGGGTCGCCGAGGTCACCAGCCGGCTCGGCGGAAAGGGCGTCAACGTCGCCCGCGTGCTCCACCAGCTGGGTGAGCCGATCCATGCGGTCGGCCTCGCCGACCACGACTTCGGCGAAGCCCTCGCCCGGGAGCTGCCGGCGACCTTCCTGCCCGAGCTGGAGGAGGTACGCCGCACACTGGTCGTCGTCGCTGACTCGACGACCTCGCTGTGGGAGCCGGGCCGACAGGCCGCCGTCGGCGCCGATCTCCGACTGCTCGACCTCCTCGCCGAGCAGATCGCGGACGCGGCCGCCATCATCGTCTCCGGCAGCCTGGCGCCCGGAGTGCCCATCGACCTCCCGGCGCGGATCGCGCAGCTCGCGGCCGCCGCCGGTGTGCCGGTGCTCCTCGATCTCGACGACGCCGCACTTGCCGCCGCGGTCGGCACCGGCGCCGTGCTGACTCCCAACGAGGACGAGGCCGCGCGCCTGTTGGGCCGGCCCCTCGGCGACCCCGCCGTCGCGGTCGCAGAGCTCGCCGCGCGCCATGGTGGTCCGGTCGTGCTGACCCGCGGCCACCGCGGCCTCATCGCCAACGTCGGCGGCATGGCCTGGGAGGTGCGTCCGCCGGCCGGAGTCAGCGGGAACCCGACCGGCGCCGGCGACGCATCTGCCGCCGGGCTCGCCCGCGGACTCGCCAACGGCACGCCGTGGCCGGAGATCCTGGCCGACGCGGCCGCGCTCGGCGCCGCCGCGGTGGTCATGCCGGTGGCCGGCGAGATCGACCCCGACGCGTACAAGACGTTCTTGGCGGAGGTCAGGGTCAGACGAATCGACCATGAGGAAGACTGACATGCCCCTGGTACCGATGTCGCTGCTGCTCGGCGACGCCCGCGGAACCGGCCGCGGGCTGGGTGCGATGAACGTGATCCAGCTCGAGCTGGCCGAGGCGATTGTCGCCGGGGCCGAGCAGGCCGGCCGTCCGGTGGTGCTCCAGATCTCCGAGAACACCGTCGACTACCGAGGCGGCTTGGCGCCGCTGCTGCGCGCGAGCATCGCGATCGCGGAGCGAGCCACGGTGCCGGTCTGCGTACATCTGGACCATGCGACCAGGGTCGAGCTCGTCGAGGAGGCGGTCGAGCTGGGCTGTCCCTCGGTGATGTTCGACGCCTCGAAGCTCGACTACGACTCGAACGTGGCGGCCACGGCCCAGGTCGCGGCCTGGTGTCATGAGCGGGGCGCCTCCGTCGAGTCCGAGCTCGGCGAGGTGGGCGGCAAGGACGGCGTGCACGCGCCGGGGGTTCGTACCCAGCCGGGGGAGGCGAGCGCGTATGTCGAGGCCACCGGTGTCGATGCACTCGCCGTCGCGGTCGGCTCCTCGCACGCGATGACGACGCGGACAGCCGCCCTCGACAATGAGCTCATCGCTCGGCTCGCCGATGCCGTCGAGGTGCCGCTCGTGCTCCACGGCTCCTCCGGGGTGCCCGACGAGGGCATCGTCGCGGCCATCCATGCCGGGATGACCAAGGTCAACATCGCGACCCACCTCAACGCGACGTTCACCCGTGCCGTGCGCGCGGCGCTGACGGACGAGTCCCGCGTCGACCCGCGCAAGTACCTCGGCGCCGGCCGCGATGCGGTGGCCGGCGAGGCCGCGCGCCTGCTCACGTTGATCGGTGGACCGAGGGTGGACCGCGCTGTGTGACTCAGCCACGGCCGCGGCGTACTCCCTTGTAGATGCACCGACGCACGATCCAAGGCTGCAGGACGGTGTTGATCGTCCACGCAGGGAAGCGGAAGGGGCGTCCGTTGGGCGCGAAGACCTGGAGCCCGTCTCGCTGAACGCCGATCACCGAGCCCCACCGGCGACGTGGTGGCTGGTAGCTGTCGAGCGGCCTCCCCTCGAGAGCTGCCTTGATGTTGCGAGCGAGGAGTCGGTCGGCGCGGTTCCTTGCGGAGGATCTCAGCTCGTCGGTGGCCGCGACGTCGCCCTGTGCGCAAGGTCGAGACCGACGAGAGTGCCGTGAATGACATCGGCCCGATCGAGTCCGCGGAACCGGTCGAACGAGATCCGGTAGTCGCGCTCCCACTCGGCCGGCCTGCTGAGTCGAGCGCCGAGCTCCTGGCCGCTGACCAGTCCTGGCTTGGTGGAGATCCCGACGACGTCGGCGTGCTTCGAGAGGCGTACCGCTGTCAGGACACCCGTGTCGCCGAGCCCCGCGATGATGACCCGCTTGCTCACCGCTCGAAGGTAGTGGACCCATCGAGGAATTGAAACATGTTCTAGTCGGCTTCGATGCCTGACCTGGACGATCGAGCACGGTGAGGCCGCGTGTCTGCTCGCGTTGATCGGCGGATCGAGGGTGGACCGCGCAGTGTGACCTGCGTTACAGTCACCTCCAGTTTCGATTGGTTCTGACTCATTAGGGCGTGATGCGATCATGTTCAATCAATCATTCCGGCGATTACTGGTCTCGGGGGTCGCGCTGGCCGCCGCACTGGTCGCGCTCAGCCCGGTGAGCTCGGTGGCGGCCGAGAGGGCCGAGACCAAGGCCGAGGCGACGAGCGAGCTCGGCGACGTGACCGGCTTCGAGCGCGACGGCGACAGCTACACCTTCGAGTCCGGCGAGGCCGCGCTGCGCGTGACCTTCGAGGACGCCGACATGGTGCGCGTACGCCTGGCCCCGAACGGCGAGTTCACCGACCCCGCCAACGACGACCCCGCGGAGCCCGGCGCTCCGGACGCCGACATCGTCGTCAAGCGCGACTACCCCGGCGGGCAGACGGAGGTGAAGGAGACCGGCGCGGCGTACGTCATCAGCACGGCCAAGGCTGTGCTCACCGTCACCAAGCAACCGATCACGCTGCGCCTCACCGATCCGGAGGGAAAGGTGCTGATGGCGGAGGCCTCGCCGCTGACCTGGGACGGCAAGAGCACCGCTCAGCACCTGGAACGCGGAGCCGAGGAGCAGTTCTTCGGCGGCGGCATGCAGAACGGCCGGTTCAGCCACCGCGGCGAGACCATCAAGATCTCGCGCGACTTCAACTGGAACGACGGTGGCAACCCGAACGCGGTGCCGTTCTACGTCTCCTCCCGCGGCTACGGGGTGCTGCGCAACACCTTCGCCGCCGGCAGCTACGACTTCGGGGCGCCGACCACGACCACCCACGACGAGCAGCGCTTCGATGCCTACTACTTCGTCGGTGACGCCGAGCGCGTCATCGACTCCTACACGGAGCTGACCGGGCGGCCGGTCGCGGTGCCGATGTACGCCCTGGAGGTCGGCGACGCCGACTGCTACCTCCACAACGCCAACCGTGGCGAGCGCGAGACCCTGCGCGACTCGACCGCGATCGCCGAGGGCTACGCCGAGCACGACATGCCGCTGGGCTGGATGCTGGTCAACGACGGCTACGGCTGCGGCTACGAGGACCTGGCCGAGACCGGTGACATGCTGAAGGACCACGGCGCCGAGCTGGGCCTGTGGACCGAGGACGACCTGACCGAGCAGGAGAGCGAGGTCAAGGCCGGCGTACGCGTCCGCAAGACCGACGTCGCCTGGGTCGGCCCCGGCTACCGCTTCGCGCTCGACGCCTGCGAGCAGGCCCGCGACGGCATCGAGACCAACAGCGCCGACCGCTCGACCGTCCTCACCGTCGAGGGCTGGGCCGGCACCCAGCGCTGTGCCGCGGTGTGGAGCGGCGACCAGTCCGGGAGCTGGGACTACATCCGCTGGCAGATCCCGACGTACGCCGGCTCCACCATGTCCGGCCAGCACCTCGCCACCGGCGACGTCGACGGCATCTTCGGCGGCAGCGCCGAGACGTACGTCCGCGACATGCAGTGGAAGATGTTCCTGCCGATGACCTACCTGATGAGCGGGTGGGCCGCCTCCGACAAGCAGCCGTGGCGCTACGGCGAGCCGTACACCTCGATCAACCGGAAGTACCTGAGCCTGCACGAGCGCCTGCTGCCCTACTTCTACACGCACACGATGCGGGCCAACCGCAACGGCGTCGGAGCGGTCAAGCCGCTCTACCTCAACTACCCCGAGGACCCGAAGACCTGGGGCGACGACGTCAAGTACGAGTTCCTCGCCGGCGACGACTTCCTGGTCGCCCCGGTCTACGAGGACTCCACCACCCGCGACGGGATCTACCTCCCCGAAGGCACCTGGGTCGACTACTGGAGCGGCCGGGTCCACCAGGGACCGAAGACGATCGACGGCTACAAGGCTCCGCTGGACACGCTGCCGCTCTTCGTACGCGCCGGCGCCGTCGTGCCGCAGTTCCCCGAGGGCACGCTCGACTGGCAGCAGGGCAAGAAGTCGGGCCGTCTCGACCTGGACATCTACCCCCAGGGATCCTCGTCGTTCGTGAACTACGAGGACGACGGGCGCAGCCAGGCGCACGCCTCGGGCGAGTCCGCCACCCAGGAGTTCGAGGTCGACGCACCCGAGCAGGGCCGCGGCCGGGTCGTGGTGCGGCTGGGCGAGGTGGACGGCTCCTACGCCGGCAAGCCCGCCTCGCGCGAGTACGGGCTCAGCGTGCACGCCGACGCCGCGCCGGGAAGCGTGGTGCTGGACGGCACCGAGCTGCCACGGCGGGGTTCGAAGAAGGCGCTGGAGGACGCGGCGACCGGATGGTTCCACGACTCCGCGACGGGTGTCACCCAGGTGAAGACGGGGAAGCTCTCCACATCTTCGGCTGCCGTGGTCGCGCTCAACGGGTCCTCGGCGGTCGGTGGTGGCCACCCGGGTGACCGCAACGTGAGCCTCGATGCCGCCGCTCCCGCGATCGCGGTCGCCGGTGAGCCCGCGGAGGTCAGCGCCACCTTCACGAACGAGACCGACTCACGGGTGCAGCTCGGCTCGATCAACGCGTCTGCACCCGAGGGCTGGGACGTACGTCCAGGTCCTGGTGTCTCCGGCGGCCTCGCGCCTGGCGCTTCCCGCACCGCGACCTTCAGCGTCACACCGCCGGCGGACGCCGAACCGGGACGGGTGAAGCTCGAGGTGAGCGCGACCTATGAGACCCACAGCCGGACGTACGCGGTGACGGACTCGGCGACCACCACGGTCGCCCATCCGGACCTGGCCTCGGCGTTCAACAACGTCGGCGTCACCAAGGCCGAGGATCCCGGACCCGGCGACATCGACGGGGGAGGCAGCAGCTTCCTGGCCGGCAAGCTCGCCGAGAAGGGCGTCACGCCAGGTGCGACCGTGAGCACGAACGGCTTCGACTTGACCTGGCCGGACTCGGCGCCGGGCACCGAGGACAACGTGGCCTCCGGCGGCGAGACCATCCGGGTCAGCGGACAGGGCAACGCGCTGGCGTTCCTGGGGACCGGCACCAGCCTGTCCGCGGCGGGGAAGGCGACGGTGCACTACACCGACGGCACCTCCGACGCCGGGACGCTCGGCTTCCCGAACTGGTGCTGCGCGGCCACCGACAGCTATGGCGCCAAGGTCGCCGTCACCACGCTCGGGAAGAACACCCCGAGCGGGCCCGCCTATCCGAGCGTCTCCTATCGCCTGTTCACCAAGACATTGCGCACCGACCCGGCAAAGGAGATCGCGGCGGTCACGCTTCCCGCCAACGCCGCGGTGCACGTGTTCGCGATGACGGTCGGCGAGGAGGAGATCGTTCCTCCGGCCCTGGCCGACGGCCAGTACTCGCTCGGCAACGCCGGATCAGGGCTCGCGCTGGCCGCCGCCAGCGAGACGAGCGAGGGTCAGCTGACCACGGCTGCCGCCGGGGCGGCGGCAGCCCAGAAGTGGGTGGTCACCAGAAACGAGGACGACGGCAGCTACCAGCTGAAGAATGCCGGCACCGGTCTGTGCGCCGACGTCGCCTACAGCTCCACCACCAGCGGTGACCCGGTCGTGGAGTACACCTGCACCGGCACGCCCAACCAGCGGTGGGTGATCGCGACCGACGGCGTAGCGCTGAAGATCTCAGCCAAGCACAGCGGCCTCAGTCTGGCGGCCCGTGCCGACGGGCTGGTCGTGCAGCAGACCGGCACCGCCGCCGAGTCTCAGCGCTGGCGCGCCACCGCGAACTAGGTGGCGACGGGGTGGGGGCTCGGGATTCCGGGCTCCCACCCGTCTGCGTCAGCGCCCGAGCGTGTGGAGCAGGCCGGTCACGGCGGCCACGGCGGCGCCAGGGTCCTGAGTGCGGATGGCGTCGAAGACGGCGACATGCGCGTCGGCGAGGTCGGTCGTCTCGTCGCCGAGGTGGATCATCGTGCGCAAGTTGCCCTCGAAGCCCGCATAGAGCTCGATGAGGAGCGGGTTGTGGGTCGCGGTGACCACACCGAGGTGGAACTCCGCGTCGGCGTCGGCGAAGGCGTCGGCGTCCTTGGCTGCGGTGGCGGCCGCGCGCCGTTCCATGAGCTCCGTCAGCGCTCGCATGTCGTCCTCGGAGCGCCGCTCGGCGGCCAGTGCCGCGGCCTGGGTCTCGATCGCCTGGCGGACCTCGAGGACATGCTGCGGATCGACCCGACCGACCCGGCGCCGCATCATCGCCGCCACCTCGTTGGCGGCGGCGACGTACGTCCCGTCCCCGCGTCTCACCTCGAGCACGCCGGTGTGGGCCAGGGCCCGTACGGCCTCGCGCACCGTGTTCCGGCTGACGCCGAGCGCCGCGGCCAGCTCCGGCTCGGCCGGGATGCGGGTGCCGACGGTCCACTCGCCGTCGGCGAGCAGGTCACGCATCCCGTCGATCGCCTGGTCGACGAGGGAGCGAGAAGTGGTGGCGGAGAGCGGCACGGCGCCGTCCTTTCATCCAATCATCCGATGTCTGGCATCCTAGGGGGTGTGACCTCCCGAATCCAGTCCCGCCCCGAGTCCTCGTCGTCGAAAACAGCCGTACGGTCGACGGTGTGGCTGTTTGTCGCGGTCCTGCTGGTGGCAGCGAACCTGCGTGGCGGCATCACGTCCCTCGGTGCCCTGCTCGACAGCCTCGACGGGCTCTCGGCCGGCACCAAGTCCTTCCTGACCTCGCTGCCCGTGCTGTGCTTCGCAGTCGTCGGCGCGACCGGCATGACGCTCGCCCGCCGGCTCGGCGTTCATCGCGGCATCGGGGTCGCGCTCGGTCTGCTGGTGGCCGGGCTGCTGGTCCGGGTGGTCGGTGACCCCTGGCTCCTGCTCGTCGGCACGTTCGTCGCGTGTGCCGGCATCGCCCTCGCCAACGTGCTGCTCCCGGCCGTGGTCAAGGAAGGCTTCCCGAACCGCGTCGGAACGGTCACCGGCGCCTACAGCGCGGTGATGTCGCTCGGCGCGGCGTCCGCTGCCGGCGTCACCGTGCCGATCGCGAACGCGGCCGGAAGCTGGCGGGTCGGCCTCGGCGTCTGGGCTCTGCTCGCCGTCGTGGCCCTGGTCGCGTGGCTGCCCTATCTCCGCGAACGCGAGGTACGCAGCGGTGGCCGGGCCCGGGTCTCGTTGTGGCGGGAGCCGGTGGCGTGGGCCGTGACGCTCCTCTTCGGCACCCAGTCCCTGTTCGCGTACGTCGTGATGAGCTGGCTGCCGAGCATCTATGCCGACGCCGGCTTCGGGCACGCGACGGCAGGGCTGCTGCTCGCGGTGAGCATCCTGGTCGGCGTACCGGTGTACTTCCTGGCGCCCACGCTTGCGATCCGCGCCTCGTCGCAGGGCCACCTGATCGCCGTCCTGACCGGGCTGCTGGCGGTCGGATTCGCGGGCCTGCTACTCGCTCCCGTCGCAGGCGCCTGGCTCTGGGCGGTGCTGCTCGGCGTGGGCGGTGCGGTCTTCCCGGTCACCCTGACCCTGTTCAGCATCCGCACCGCGACCACCGCCGGCACCACCGCGCTCTCCTCGATGGCGCAGAGCATCGGCTACCTGTTCGCAGCCGGCGGCGCGTTCGTCGTCGGGCTGCTGCACGAGTCCACCGGCTCGTGGTCGGTCCCGATCTCACTCCTGCTGGGCCTCGCGGTCGTCCAGGTCTGCGCCGGGTACGTCGCGGGTCGTCCGGTCGTCATCGGAGCCCGGGCCGAGGACTGAGCCATCGGATTCGAGGCGGCCGACACGGCTGTTCCTCAGGCGCGCACCCCGACGATCGGCGATACTGCGGGGCATGACCGCAGCCGCCGAGAGACCGGATCGAGTCGGACTGTCCGTCGTGGCGGCGGTCATCGTCATCGCGGCCGAGATCGCGCGTCTGGTGGTCCTGAGCCAGATCCGCTGGGAGATCGGCTACCCCGGGGAGTTCGCGGTCGAGGGCGTGCTGTTCACGCTGGTCTACCTGACGTACGCGGCGGTGCTGGTCTGGCGCGGGCGGAGCCTCGTACGCAAGCTCACCGCACCGCTCCTGCTGGTCCCGGGTTGGCTCTACGCCTGCTACTGGCTGGTCGCCGCCTTCCTCCAGGCGCGGGGCTCGTTCGAGCTGCCGCACGGCGAATGGTTGCTGTGGGTGGTCCGCTTCCTCGTCGTGTTCATCACGGTGTGCCTGGTGGCCGCGTGGGGCGTTGCTCGGCGCAGAGGCTTCCTGTGGCTGATCGGTCTGATCGTGCCGGTCGTGCTGACGATCGCCTGGCTGAAGTGGTCGTGGCGTCTCTACGAGGCGATCGCCGGTGAGATCTTCGTGTACGACCTGGTGGCGGCCGTCCCGACCGTGGTCATCACGCTGCTCGGCTGCCTCGCCTGCTGGGGCGTCGAGGCGTTGACCCGCAGGCGGGCCTGAGGTCAGGGTCGTACGCCGGAGTTCTTTGCGTCCTTCGGCAGGGAAGGGTCGATCGGGGTGACCCGGACGCCGAGTGCGGAGTGGGCGTAGCTGGCCAGCTGCTGCTCGGCCCGATCCAGGGTCAGGGACGAGTTGTGGGCGAGCAGGTGGAGGCCGAAGGCGTCCTCGAGGGCCACGAAGTTGCGGGCGATCGCCTCGGCCGAGTCGGTGAGCGTGAAGACGTCTGTCGCGCGGCCGACCTCGAGCACTGCGGTGTAGAGCGAGACCTCGCGGTCGAAGAGCAGTGTCATCAGCGTCGCGTGCATCGGGCTGCGGCTCGCGTTGACCGAGATCTCATCGAGGACCTGGCTCAGTAAGAGGTCCTCACCTCGGGGAAGGCCCGAGTACATCAGGCGTCCGAGCTTCGCGGTGGGGGACAGGTCGCCCTCGATCGCCCGCTGCCGGGACCAGTAGTAGCGGTCGGTCGCGGCCTGGTGGGCGGCCTCGATGAGGCCGTCGAGCTCGGGGTAGTAGTAGGCGATCAGGCGCGGTGAGATGCCGGCCTCGGCGGCGATGTTCTTCATCGTGGCGCCGGCCAAGCCGTGGGTGGCGATCACGGTCAGCGTTGCCGCGGTCAGATGTTCGCGCCGAGCGGCCTGGTCCTTGCGTCGAGCCATGCTCAACCGTAACGCCTGTGTGAAATCCATGGGCGGACGATTGACAACCGGTGTGGCGAGGCTCATATTTGCGGTCAAGCGCAAAGAAAGGAATTGCTTGTGCGTACTCACCAGGACTGGCTCGATACCGCCGCCGAGGCCCGCCTCCGGACGCGTCCGTTCGTCGGCGGTCGTTCCATCGACATCGCGGAGGGCTCCTTCGAGAACTGCAACCCCGCGTCCGGCGCCTTGCTCGCAGAGGTCGCCGACGCGGGCGAGGCCGGTGTCGACGCCGCCGTGCGGGCGGCACGGGCCGCGTACGACGACGGCGGCTGGTCGCGGGCGGGGGTGGCCTTCCGCCGCGAGCGGATGCTCCGCTTCGCCGACCTCCTCGCCGACCATGCCGCCGAGCTGGCGGTGCTGGACTCGCTCGACATGGGCAAGCGGGTCGTGGACGCCTACGACCTCGACCTGCCGTTCTCGGCGAACCTGTTTCGCTACTACGCCGAGGCGATCGACAAGATCAACGACGAGGTCGCCCCGACCCCGCCAGGCACTCTCGGCCTGATCCGCCGCGTCCCGCTCGGCGTCGTCGGCGCGGTCGTGCCGTGGAACTACCCGGTCGACATGCTCGCCTGGAAGGTCGCTCCCGCGATGGCCGCGGGCAACAGCGTCGTCCTCAAGCCCGCCGAGCAGTCGCCCTCCTCGGCACTGCGGATCGCCGAGCTCGCGGCCGAGGCCGGGATCCCCGACGGTGTCCTCAACGTCGTCCCCGGCCTGGGAGAGACCACCGGTCGTGCTCTCGGGCTCCACCCCGACGTCGACGTGCTCGCCTTCACCGGCTCGACCGAGGTCGGCGCGTACTTCCTGCAGTACGCCGGCCAGTCGAACCTCAAGCAGGTCTGGCTCGAGTGCGGCGGGAAGAGCCCGCACCTCGTCTTCGCCGACGCCGAGGACCTCGCCACCACCGCGAAGCAGACAGCCCTCGGCATCTGGTTCAACCAGGGCGCGGTCTGCTCCGCCCACTCGCGCGTCCTCGTCCAGCGCGAGGTCCACGAGGAGTTCGTCGACCTCGTCGCCAAGGAGGCGGCGGCGTACGCTCCCGGAGACCCGCTCGACCCGGCCGCCGGAATGGGCGCGATCGTCTCGCCCGAGCAGACCGACCGGATCATGGCTTTCGTCGACGAGGCGAAGACCTCAGGCGCCCGCCTGGTCACCGGCGGTGAGCGGATCACCCGCGACGGCAGCGACTGCTACGTCCAGCCGACCGTCTTCGACGACGTCGACCCGGCCTCCACCCTCGCCCGGGAAGAGGTCTTCGGGCCGGTCCTTGCGATCACCGCCTTCGACACCGAGGACGAGGCCGTCGCGCTCGCCAACGACACGCCGTACGGACTGGCCGCCTCGGTCGCGACCAGCAACCTGAGCCGCGCGCACCGGCTCACCGAACGGATCCACGCCGGCACGGTGACCGTGAACGGTGTCGACGCCTTCAGCGCCTGGACCCCGTTCGGCGGGTTCAAGGGCTCCGGTTTCGGGCGTGATCTCTCGCTGCACGCGCTCGACAAGTACGTCGGTCTCAAGACCGTCTGGATCAACCACTGACCCGTCCGACCAGCCAGGGACCCACCATGACGCAGATCAACCAGCCGACCGCGCTCGCGGCCGAGCAACAGACGCATCTTCGCAAGACGCTGCGACGCTTCGACATCATCTTCCTGCTCATCGCGGCCGTCGTCGGCCTCGAAACCCTCGGGCAGGTCTCGGTCTACGGCGCCGAGGCGTTCACCTGGGCGCTCGTGCTCGCGATTTTCTTCCTCGTGCCGTACGGACTGATCTTCGCCGAGACCGGCGCCGCGTTCAGCGAGGAGGGCGGGGCCTACACCTGGGTCCGGGACGCCTTCGGACGCCCGGCCGCCGCGGTGGCGGCGATCCTCACCTGGATCACCCAGCCGGTGTGGGTCGGTGGCTCGATGGCCTTCCTCGCCGCGGAGACCGTGAGCGTCTACATCACGCCGCTCGAGCACGGCTCGGCCGGTGACTACGTGTTCAAGATCGTGTTCATCTGGATCACGGTCGTCGCGGCGATCGCCAGCCTCAGCAAGGGCAAGTGGCTCCCGACCAGTGGCGCGATCCTCAAGGTCAGCCTGCTCGCCTTCTTCGTGCTGACGACGATCATCTACGCCGCGCAGAACGGCGTGGTCGAGCTCAGCGGCAGCGACTTCAGCCCGACCCTGCTCGGCCTGTTCGGGTCGGTGCCGATCCTGCTCTTCGCCTACCTCGGCTTCGAGTCCTCCAACAGCGCCGCCGGCGAGATGGAGAACCCCGCTCGCGACGTACCGGTCTCGATCTTCCGTTCCTGCCTGACCGCTGCGGTCTGCTACCTGGTGCCCATCTTCGCGATCCTGCTCGTCGTCCCCAGCGAGAACATCACCGGCATCGGTGGGCTCCTCGACGCCGTCGGCACCGTCTACTCGGTCTACGGTCCCGCGGCCGAGCCGCTGCTCACGCTCACCGCCGTCGTCTTCGTCTACATCCTGATGAGCCAGGGTGCCGCGTGGATGATCATCTCCGACCGGATGCAGGCGATGACCGCTGCCGACGGCTCCTTCTTCGGTGGGTTCTTCGGCCGTTTCCACGAGGGTCTCGGTACGCCGGTGCGGGTCAACATGCTCTCCGGCGTCGTCTCGACGGTGTTCATGATCGTCGCGATGCAGGTGACCGGGTCCGGTGCGTCGATCTTCGGCGTCGTGCTCACCATCTCGATCTCGACCTTCCTGCTCAGCTACCTGCTGGTCATCCCCGCCGCGATCCGGCTGCGTACCCGCTATCCCGACCGCCCGCGCCCGTTCCGCGTGCCCGTCTCCGACCGCGGCTTCGCGGTGCTCGGCTGGTCGGCCTTCGCCTGGGTCCTGCTCGGCTCGTGGGTCGCGGTCTTCCCCGGCACCCTCGAGCGGCTGTTCGGAGTGGCGTACCCGTTCGAGGAGATCTGGGGCGTGAGCCGCCTGACCTTCGAGGCCTTCACGCTCGGCACCCTCGGCTGCCTGCTCCTGCTTTGCGGCATCGGGTACGCCCGTGGTGCCCGCGTCCGCGCCGAGGTCGGCGCACCCGTCCCGTCCGTTCCCACCGAGGAGCCCACCCGATGACCGACCAGACCCCCGCGCCGTACGACATCCTGTTCGAGCCCGTCCAGATCGGGCCGTTCACCACGAAGAACCGCTTCTACCAGGTGCCCCACTGCAACGGCATGGGCTACCGCGACCCCAGCGCCCAGGCGGCGATGCGCAAGATCAAGGCCGAGGGCGGCTGGTCGGTGGTGTGCACCGAGCAGGTGGAGATCCACCCGACCTCCGACATCGCGCCGTTCATCGAGCTGCGGATCTGGGACGACCAGGACCTGCCCGCGCTCAGGCGGATCGCCGACGCGATCCACGAGGGCGGCGGCCTGGCCGGCATCGAGCTCGCCCACAACGGCATGAACGCCCCGAACCAGATCAGCCGCGAGACCCCGCTGGGCCCCGCCCACCTTCCGGTGGCCCCCGACACGATCGCGCCGGTCCAGGCCCGCGCCATGTCGCTGCAGGACATCGAGGACCTGCGGCGCTGGCACCGCAATGCCGTACGCCGCTCGCTCGAGGCCGGCTACGACGTCGTCTACGTCTACGGCGCCCACGGCTACGGCACCCCGCACCACTTCCTCT
Coding sequences within:
- a CDS encoding ROK family protein → MSQAPHPPELAADRALALAFDVGGTSVRGAVVGAGDVSLAESRVATRTGPAVLDDIAQLGEELLAHLSVAARTRVTGVGVAFPGLVDTESGTSLKAVNLGLVDTPVAAPLAERLRLPVSVSHDTAAAAGAIWVDAGSPSSAFVAVLGTGVAGMTYVEGKPIVGASGQAGELGHLVVDPAGSACSCGLRGCVESRAGARRMLERYAAWGGDPRITGVAELVARTDHDPVAAQVWSEAITALADGFLAVGALLAPGQIILGGGVAEARGRLLEPLRDRMRERAGVTAVPPVRLSSLGARAGLVGAARLALASTGTGA
- a CDS encoding PfkB family carbohydrate kinase, encoding MIITVTLNPAIDVTYRLPGLTVGEVHRVAEVTSRLGGKGVNVARVLHQLGEPIHAVGLADHDFGEALARELPATFLPELEEVRRTLVVVADSTTSLWEPGRQAAVGADLRLLDLLAEQIADAAAIIVSGSLAPGVPIDLPARIAQLAAAAGVPVLLDLDDAALAAAVGTGAVLTPNEDEAARLLGRPLGDPAVAVAELAARHGGPVVLTRGHRGLIANVGGMAWEVRPPAGVSGNPTGAGDASAAGLARGLANGTPWPEILADAAALGAAAVVMPVAGEIDPDAYKTFLAEVRVRRIDHEED
- a CDS encoding class II fructose-bisphosphate aldolase — encoded protein: MPLVPMSLLLGDARGTGRGLGAMNVIQLELAEAIVAGAEQAGRPVVLQISENTVDYRGGLAPLLRASIAIAERATVPVCVHLDHATRVELVEEAVELGCPSVMFDASKLDYDSNVAATAQVAAWCHERGASVESELGEVGGKDGVHAPGVRTQPGEASAYVEATGVDALAVAVGSSHAMTTRTAALDNELIARLADAVEVPLVLHGSSGVPDEGIVAAIHAGMTKVNIATHLNATFTRAVRAALTDESRVDPRKYLGAGRDAVAGEAARLLTLIGGPRVDRAV